The following are encoded together in the Phaseolus vulgaris cultivar G19833 chromosome 9, P. vulgaris v2.0, whole genome shotgun sequence genome:
- the LOC137821974 gene encoding uncharacterized protein produces MLQFPAYMTQYPLSTRTIPTSFLLPSQWPHPQNEELLLALEESDFEEKCNEIRKMNSNLIVIGKTTNENDKEEFDNEADDDDADNVEESEGEEFEQETG; encoded by the exons ATGTTACAGTTTCCGGCATATATGACGCAGTACCCACTCTCCACCAGAACTATTCCGACGTCGTTTCTTCTACCCTCTCAGTGGCCCCACCCCCAAAACGAAGAACTCCTCCTCGCCTTGGAAGAGTCCGATTTCGAAGAAAAG TGCAATGAGATTAGGAAGATGAACAGCAACCTCATTGTGATAGGGAAAACCACAAACgaaaatgataaagaagagtttGACAACGAGGCAGATGACGACGATGCTGACAATGTAGAGGAATCTGAAGGTGAAGAATTTGAGCAAGAAACTGGTTGA
- the LOC137822011 gene encoding large ribosomal subunit protein uL15x-like → MTTRFKKNRKKRGHVSAGHGRIGKHRKHPGGRGNAGGMHHHRILFDKYHPGYFGKVGMRYFHKLRNKFHCPILNIDKLWSLVPQEIKDKASKDNMAPLIDVTQFGYFKLLGKGVLPENQPLVVKAKLVSKIAEKKIKEAGGAVVLTA, encoded by the coding sequence atgACGACGCGGTTCAAGAAGAACAGGAAGAAGAGGGGTCACGTGAGCGCCGGTCACGGGCGCATAGGGAAGCACCGGAAGCATCCCGGAGGGCGAGGTAACGCCGGAGGCATGCACCACCACCGTATCCTCTTCGACAAGTACCATCCAGGCTACTTCGGGAAGGTCGGAATGCGGTACTTCCACAAGCTCCGCAACAAGTTCCATTGCCCCATCCTTAATATCGACAAGCTCTGGTCCCTCGTCCCCCAGGAAATCAAGGACAAAGCCTCCAAGGACAACATGGCGCCTCTCATCGACGTCACGCAGTTCGGTTACTTCAAGCTTTTGGGGAAGGGCGTTCTGCCGGAGAACCAACCCCTCGTCGTCAAGGCCAAGCTCGTCTCCAAGATCGCCGAGAAGAAGATCAAGGAGGCTGGAGGCGCTGTTGTACTCACCGCTTGA